Within the Thunnus thynnus chromosome 23, fThuThy2.1, whole genome shotgun sequence genome, the region CcccaaaatgaaaaaggagcaATGTAGTTTGCCTGTTTGtttgtacacaataataataataattaacagattttatGACCTTCATCTTTAAATCTGTGAGTGATAAAATTGGCAAAATGCCTTCTCAGTTTGTCTGGtcctcactttccctctctgtctcctaaACAGCAACATGTGTATTGGATGTGACAAAGACCCCCTATCCAGCAGAGGAgaacaacaacatcacactggAATGGATATTTTCAACCAAACCCAACAGTTCCTCCACCTCACTTAACATCACCTGTAAACTGTTGCCTGATGTTAAAATCCCAACCCCCCCAGTCCTGTATCATCTAAGTGATGGTGTTGAGGTCTCAGAGTCTCAGGATGTAAAGTTTGCAGGACGAGTTCAGTGTGACAAAGACGCCCTCAGTAAAGGACgaatcagacttcatgtgtccagACTCAGGACTGATGACTCGGGTCTGTACATGTGTACAGTGGGAACAGATGACGAGAAGAGCTCTGGCAGATGCCGACTCAGTGTCACTGGTAAAATGATTCAGTAGAACTCAAGAAGCCTTTTTTAATGCAAGTTATCAGTGATGTACTGACTGGACTGCTAAACTTTATGAGTGTAGCAGTATTGTAAAGatttataaatacaacataaatgCTGTATGTGAACACAAACATCACCAGGTTCAAGCACAAGCAGTTCAGATTTTCATTTTGGACTCGAGCAAGTGTGAAATGTCACAAGTAGGAGAGTTGAATGTTGAGATAACAGAATTTGTGAAACAGAagtacaattattattattttatgtcctTTACAGCAGCTGTTGAACAGTCCAAACCACAACCAGAGAGTCGTGGAAGGATCGGCCTCTACGTTggactgacagcagctgtacTACTCGCTGTCTGTGCTGGACTCTACTTTGCCTTCACACTTCGTTCTAACCCTGATGAGAGAAGATGAACACAGTTATATTTTGGGGGACATAAACCTGTAGGACTCAAAACCATTACATTTGCTATTTTAAGCTCTTTAAGTATCTATTTGCTTTGAACTAATGTGGCTCGTTACATTAGTATAACTTATTAATTACACACTGCATTTACTGTTAACACTATGAACATTTACACATTCCAGGTcattattttgcacatttcatttaattctcTTTAGTTTACAGTTTAAAGCCGTGGCTTCTCACTTACAATATAGTTTTGTGaactgttatgcaccacaacattCAGGCAAATTCCTTGTCAATTTTGATATCAATTTTTGGTAACGATTAGATTACGGTCATCAACGTACAGTGTAATTACTCCGTAGTTACagtgtaatattttgtattaaagGTGTACCAGTACAGTACGTACCAATACATACATGTAGGTACAAGATGTGAAGTTATGGAATAAGTGGGCAACAATTTACATACTTGTAAAGAACTTGTACTTACCTATTCTGTTATTACCAACCAAAGATGTCACTCACTTGTGTTTTGATGTAAAGACATGTTAACAATTCtgaagtcattaaaatgttgaaagtctTCTCTCTGGCATTTCTTTTCATCCGGCATTACGGCTCCTCAAGGTATTAGCTTTTTCAGCTCTGTGCACAGCCTCCTTTCATCCCAGGAAATAAATATGTAGCTAAAGCTAATATAAATATAGctaaagataaaacatgagGTATGAACGAACCAGACGCATATATATGGTTCATATGCTCTTCTGATTGAAAACTGTGTAGTTAATTTAGTTTTGAGGCAAGTAAGATTGAAACAAACTGTTCTCACattgtcctctgtagttacagagtaagttatgttggttGTTCCCACCTTGTTACATGTGTTTACAGAGTAACTTCAGGGTATttgggctgtaatctaaagcactgTGAGTCCCCCTCTTGTTACAGTCattacatttctctctctcttatttacCTGCTTTCTTCCTTATCTATGTTTCCTCCATTCATGCTTG harbors:
- the LOC137176130 gene encoding butyrophilin-like protein 2, yielding MICRILLFISLTSCVCATCVLDVTKTPYPAEENNNITLEWIFSTKPNSSSTSLNITCKLLPDVKIPTPPVLYHLSDGVEVSESQDVKFAGRVQCDKDALSKGRIRLHVSRLRTDDSGLYMCTVGTDDEKSSGRCRLSVTAAVEQSKPQPESRGRIGLYVGLTAAVLLAVCAGLYFAFTLRSNPDERR